One genomic segment of Odocoileus virginianus isolate 20LAN1187 ecotype Illinois chromosome 17, Ovbor_1.2, whole genome shotgun sequence includes these proteins:
- the NEURL4 gene encoding neuralized-like protein 4 isoform X1, which yields MAAGSGGNGGSGGGPGPGPGGGGGPGGSGPGPGSGGGLGSGGELHPRTGRLVSLSACGRTARRQQPGQEFNHGLVLSREPLRDGRVFTVRIDRKVNSWSGSIEIGVTALDPSVLDFPSSATGLKGGSWVVSGCSVLRDGRSVLEEYGQDLDQLGEGDRVGVERTAAGELRLWVNGRDCGVAATGLPARVWAVVDLYGKCTQITVLPPEPSFSPPIPSPTPPLEPSAPPEDSALAEQGTSGDEGAEPLFPSHSTWSPAFMVSPAQARPETFPNSLESHNDFASMELSEVVSNAILSAYNGGLLNVNLSSPPAGEALGPSGAATSPIVTSNDALLFHEKCGTLIKLSNNNKTAERRRPLDEFNNGVVMTNRPLRDNEMFEIRIDKLVDKWSGSIEIGVTTHNPNNLEYPATMTNLQSGTIMMSGCGILTNGKGTRREYCEFSLDELQEGDHIGLTRKSNSALHFFINGIDQGVATPLTPPVVYGVVDLYGMAVKVTIVHNNNHSDRLRRNNAILRALSPEGALRRAAPTTQAEPERLLFHPNCGQKAAITHEGRTALRPHATDDFNHGVVLSSRALRDGEVFQVRIDKMVDKWAGSIEIGVTTHNPAYLQLPSTMTNLRSGTWMMTGNGVMHNGTTILDEYGHNLDRLKPPFFQGRGHGGRGAAGGWDSPLLRQWHDSGSRCLECAPRSLCRRGSLWPGGPGHHCGRQVPPVPEPLPEGNNQVSPSSPSSGAGGSDLRFHQLHGSNAVITNGGRTALRHNCRSEFNDAIVISNRALRDGELFEIVIQKMVDRWSGSIEAGVTAIRPEDLEFPNTMTDIDYDTWMLSGTAIMQDGNTMRNNYGCDLDALGTGARIGMMRTAKGDLHYFINGQDQGAACSGLPPGKEVYAVVDLYGQCVQVSITNATGPMDNSLATSNTATEKSFPLHSPVAGVAHRFHSTCGKNIALEEDGTRAVRAAGYAHGLVFSTKELRTEEIFEVKVEELDEKWAGSLRLGLTTLAPGDMGPGAGGGPGLPPSLPELRTKTTWMVSSCEVRRDGQLQRMNYGRNLERLGVGSRVGIRRGADDTMHVLVDGEDMGPAATGIAKSVWAVLDLYGPVRSVSIVSSTRLDEPEGTQPPSPSSDTGSEGEEDDEGEEHGLEGQNQVAIMPTALEFLENHGKNILLSNGNRTATRVASYNQGIVVVNQPLVPQLLVQVRIDFLNRQWTSSLVLGVITCPPERLNFPASACALKRAAWLLRGRGVFHNGLKICEKSGPNLDTCPEGTILGLRLDSSGGLHLHINGMDQGVAVPDVPQPCHALVDLYGQCEQVTIVSPEPGAASGKSAGTQGDMEKADMVDGIKESVCWGPPPTTSPLKSCEYHALCSRFQELLLLPEDYFMPPPKRSLCYCESCRKLRGDEAHRRRGEPPREYALPFGWCRFNLRVNPRLEAGTLTKKWHMAYHGSNVAAVRRVLDRGELGAGTASILSCRPLKGEPGTGFEEPGENCAPPREEQPPPVLLSPSLQYAGAETLASKVQFRDPKSQRTHQAQVAFQVCVRPGSYTPGPPSAALREPPDPHFSPAELEWVTKEKGATLLYALLVRVE from the exons ATGGCGGCGGGGTCGGGTGGGAATGGGGGCTCCGGGGGAGGCCCCGGGCCGGGGCCGGGTGGGGGTGGTGGCCCCGGCGGGAGCGGCCCAGGGCCGGGGTCCGGCGGGGGTCTGGGCAGCGGCGGGGAGCTGCACCCGCGCACCGGGCGCTTGGTGAGCTTGTCGGCCTGTGGGCGTACAGCGCGGCGGCAGCAGCCAGGCCAGGAGTTTAACCACGGGCTGGTGTTGAGTCGGGAACCCTTGCGCGATGGACGCGTCTTCACCGTCCGCATCGATCGCAAG GTCAACTCCTGGAGTGGCTCCATTGAGATTGGGGTGACGGCACTGGACCCCAGTGTGCTGGATTTCCCAAGCAGCGCCACAGGGCTGAAGGGGGGCTCGTGGGTAGTATCGGGCTGCTCGGTGCTGAGGGATGGACGGTCTGTGCTGGAGGAGTATGGGCAGGACCTCGACCAGCTTGGCGAAGGGGACCGTGTGGGCGTGGAGCGCACGGCTGCCGGGGAGCTGCGGCTCTGGGTGAACGGGCGGGATTGCGGTGTGGCTGCCACGGGTCTTCCAGCTCGTGTCTGGGCCGTCGTGGACCTTTACGGCAAGTGCACACAGATCACTGTGCTCCCCCCTGAGCCGAGCTTCAGCCCCCCTATTCCCAGCCCCACGCCTCCCCTTGAGCCCTCTGCCCCCCCTGAAGATTCTGCCTTGGCTGAACAGGGGACCTCTGGGGATGAAG GGGCTGAACCCTTATTCCCCTCCCATTCCACCTGGTCCCCAGCCTTCATGGTATCCCCAGCGCAGGCCCGACCGGAGACGTTTCCTAACAGCCTTGAGTCGCATAATG ACTTTGCCAGCATGGAGCTCTCCGAGGTGGTGAGCAATGCCATCCTGTCTGCGTACAACGGGGGGCTCCTAAATGTGAACCTGAGCTCCCCTCCAGCAGGGGAAGCACTGGGGCCTAGCGGTGCTGCCACCTCACCCATTGTCACCTCCAACGATGCTCTCCTTTTCCATGAGAAGTGTGGAACCCTCATCAAGCTCAGCAACAATAATAAGACTGCTGAGCGCCGCCGGCCCCTGGATGAATTCAACAACGGGGTTGTCATGACCAACCGCCCGCTCCGGGACAATGAGATGTTTGAG ATCCGCATCGATAAGCTCGTAGATAAGTGGTCAGGCTCCATTGAGATTGGTGTCACCACCCACAACCCCAACAATCTGGAGTACCCAGCCACCATGACCAACCTGCAGTCAG GCACCATCATGATGAGCGGCTGTGGGATCCTGACCAATGGCAAGGGCACCCGCCGGGAGTACTGTGAATTCAGCCTGGATGAGCTGCAG GAGGGTGACCACATTGGTCTCACAAGGAAGTCCAACTCTGCTCTGCACTTCTTCATTAATGGCATTGATCAGG GTGTGGCGACCCCCTTGACGCCCCCAGTGGTGTATGGTGTGGTGGACTTGTATGGGATGGCCGTGAAGGTGACCATCGTCCACAATAACAACCACAGTGACCGCCTTCGCCGGAACAATGCCATCCTGCGGGCTCTGTCCCCTGAGGGTGCTCTCCGCCGGGCTGCTCCTACAACCCAGGCAGAACCCGAGCGCCTGCTCTTCCACCCCAACTGTGGGCAGAAGGCAGCCATCACCCACGAGGGACGCACTGCCCTGAGGCCCCA TGCCACCGACGACTTCAATCACGGCGTGGTGCTGAGCAGCAGAGCCCTGCGGGACGGAGAGGTGTTCCAGGTGCGCATCGACAAGATGGTGGACAAGTGGGCTGGCTCCATCGAGATTGGCGTCACCACCCACAACCCTGCCTACCTCCAGTTGCCCTCCACCATGACCAACTTGCGCTCTG GGACCTGGATGATGACAGGGAATGGGGTGATGCACAATGGGACGACCATCTTGGATGAATACGGGCACAACCTGGACCGACTCAAG CCCCCCttcttccaaggcaggggacacggtGGGCGTGGTGCGGCGGGAGGATGGGACTCTCCACTTCTTCGTCAATGGCATGACTCAGGGTCCCGCTGCCTGGAATGTGCCCCCAGGAGTCTATGCCGTCGTGGATCTCTATGGCCAGGCGGCCCAGGCCACCATTGTGGACGAC AGGTGCCCCCAGTCCCTGAACCACTCCCTGAGGGAAACAACCAGGTGTCCCCAAGTTCCCCATCGTCTGGGGCTGGGGGCTCGGACCTCCGATTCCACCAGCTGCACGGCAGCAATGCCGTCATCACCAACGGGGGCCGTACTGCGCTCCGCCACAATTGCCGCAGCGAGTTCAACGATGCCATTGTCATCTCCAACCG AGCCCTGAGAGATGGCGAGCTGTTTGAAATCGTCATTCAGAAGATGGTGGACCGCTGGTCAGGCTCCATTGAGGCTG GAGTGACCGCTATTCGGCCGGAGGACCTTGAATTCCCCAATACTATGACAGACATTGACTATGACACATGGATGCTGAG CGGCACGGCTATCATGCAAGATGGGAACACCATGCGCAACAACTACGGGTGTGATCTTGACGCGCTGGGCACTGGCGCCCGCATCGGTATGATGCGCACGGCCAAGGGCGACCTGCACTACTTCATCAACGGCCAGGACCAAGGCGCTGCGTGCTCAGGCTTGCCTCCCGGTAAAG AGGTGTATGCAGTAGTGGATCTGTACGGCCAGTGCGTCCAagtgtccatcaccaatgccaccggccccatggacaacagcctgGCGACCAGCAACACCGCCACTGAGAAGTCCTTCCCCCTGCACTCCCCAG TGGCTGGCGTGGCCCACAGATTCCACAGCACCTGCGGCAAGAACATCGCTCTGGAAGAAGACGGCACGAGGGCGGTGCGAGCAGCCGGCTACGCCCATGGCCTGGTCTTCAGCACCAAGGAGCTCAGGACTGAGGAGATCTTCGAG GTAAAGGTGGAGGAGCTGGATGAGAAGTGGGCCGGCTCCCTCCGCTTAGGGCTGACCACACTAGCGCCTGGGGACATGGGGCCCGGTGCGGGCGGGGGCCCGGgactgcctccctccctgccagAGCTCCGGACGAAGACCACCTGGATGGTGTCCAGCTGTGAAGTGAGGCGGGACGGGCAACTCCAGAGGATGAACTATGGCCGGAACCTGGAGAGGCTGGGG GTGGGAAGCCGTGTAGGCATTCGCCGAGGGGCAGACGACACAATGCACGTCCTGGTAGACGGAGAGGACATGGGTCCTGCAGCCACTGGCATCGCCAAG AGTGTGTGGGCTGTGTTGGATCTATATGGGCCAGTCCGGAGTGTCTCTATTGTCAGCTCCACCCGTCTGGATGAGCCAGAAGGCACTCAGCCTCCTTCCCCCAGCTCGGATACCGGCAGCGAGGGCGAGGAGGACGACGAAGGCGAGGAGCATGGCCTGGAA GGCCAGAACCAAGTGGCCATTATGCCCACAGCCCTCGAGTTCCTGGAGAACCATGGGAAGAATATTCTCTTGTCCAATGGGAACCGTACGGCTACGCGAGTGGCCAGCTACAACCAGGGCATCGTTGTCGTCAACCAGCCCCTGGTGCCCCAGCTGCTGGTCCAG GTGCGGATAGACTTCCTGAACCGGCAGTGGACATCTTCCCTTGTCCTGGGAGTCATCACCTGCCCACCAGAGAGGCTCAACTTCCCTGCTTCCGCCTGTGCCCTCAAACGGGCAGCCTGGCTGCTGCGGGGCCGAGGGGTCTTCCACAATGGCCTCAag ATCTGTGAGAAATCTGGGCCAAATCTGGACACATGTCCAGAAGGCACCATCCTGGGACTGCGGCTGGACAGCTCTGGGGGGCTGCACCTCCATATCAATGGAATGGACCAGGGGGTGGCTGTGCCAGAtgtcccccagccctgccacGCGCTTGTGGACCTCTATGGGCAGTGTGAGCAG GTGACAATCGTGAGCCCTGAACCAGGGGCTGCCAGTGGGAAAAGTGCTGGAACCCAAGGGGACATGGAGAAAGCTGACATGGTGGATG GTATCAAGGAGAGTGTGTGCTGGGGCCCACCGCCCACCACTAGCCCCCTCAAAAGCTGCGAGTACCACGCCCTTTGCTCCCGTTTCCAGGAACTGCTGCTGCTTCCTG AGGACTATTTCATGCCTCCGCCAAAGCGTAGCCTATGCTACTGTGAGTCTTGCCGAAAACTTCGAGGGGACGAGGCCCACAGGCGCCGTGGGGAGCCCCCCCGTGAATACGCTCTGCCCTTTGGCTGGTGCAGGTTCAACCTCAG GGTGAACCCCCGCCTGGAGGCTGGGACGCTAACCAAGAAGTGGCACATGGCCTACCATGGGAGCAATGTAGCGGCTGTCCGGAGGGTGCTGGACCGAGGGGAGCTAGGGGCAG GCACTGCTTCCATCCTGAGCTGCCGGCCCTTGAAGGGAGAGCCTGGGACAGGGTTTGAGGAGCCTGGAGAGAACTGTGCACCCCCCCGGGAGGAGCAGCCCCCTCCAGTGCtgctttccccctccctccaatATGCTGGGGCTGAGACCCTGGCATCCAAAGTGCA ATTCCGGGACCCCAAATCCCAGCGGACGCACCAGGCCCAGGTGGCGTTCCAAGTGTGTGTGCGCCCTGGCTCTTACACCCCGGGACCCCCTTCCGCGGCCCTCAGAGAGCCTCCCGACCCTCACTTCAGTCCAGCCGAACTTGAGTGGGTGAccaaggagaagggggccacgCTTCTCTATGCCCTGCTGGTACGGGTGGAGTGA
- the NEURL4 gene encoding neuralized-like protein 4 isoform X7, producing the protein MAAGSGGNGGSGGGPGPGPGGGGGPGGSGPGPGSGGGLGSGGELHPRTGRLVSLSACGRTARRQQPGQEFNHGLVLSREPLRDGRVFTVRIDRKVNSWSGSIEIGVTALDPSVLDFPSSATGLKGGSWVVSGCSVLRDGRSVLEEYGQDLDQLGEGDRVGVERTAAGELRLWVNGRDCGVAATGLPARVWAVVDLYGKCTQITVLPPEPSFSPPIPSPTPPLEPSAPPEDSALAEQGTSGDEDFASMELSEVVSNAILSAYNGGLLNVNLSSPPAGEALGPSGAATSPIVTSNDALLFHEKCGTLIKLSNNNKTAERRRPLDEFNNGVVMTNRPLRDNEMFEIRIDKLVDKWSGSIEIGVTTHNPNNLEYPATMTNLQSGTIMMSGCGILTNGKGTRREYCEFSLDELQEGDHIGLTRKSNSALHFFINGIDQGVATPLTPPVVYGVVDLYGMAVKVTIVHNNNHSDRLRRNNAILRALSPEGALRRAAPTTQAEPERLLFHPNCGQKAAITHEGRTALRPHATDDFNHGVVLSSRALRDGEVFQVRIDKMVDKWAGSIEIGVTTHNPAYLQLPSTMTNLRSGTWMMTGNGVMHNGTTILDEYGHNLDRLKPPFFQGRGHGGRGAAGGWDSPLLRQWHDSGSRCLECAPRSLCRRGSLWPGGPGHHCGRQVPPVPEPLPEGNNQVSPSSPSSGAGGSDLRFHQLHGSNAVITNGGRTALRHNCRSEFNDAIVISNRALRDGELFEIVIQKMVDRWSGSIEAGVTAIRPEDLEFPNTMTDIDYDTWMLSGTAIMQDGNTMRNNYGCDLDALGTGARIGMMRTAKGDLHYFINGQDQGAACSGLPPGKEVYAVVDLYGQCVQVSITNATGPMDNSLATSNTATEKSFPLHSPVAGVAHRFHSTCGKNIALEEDGTRAVRAAGYAHGLVFSTKELRTEEIFEVKVEELDEKWAGSLRLGLTTLAPGDMGPGAGGGPGLPPSLPELRTKTTWMVSSCEVRRDGQLQRMNYGRNLERLGVGSRVGIRRGADDTMHVLVDGEDMGPAATGIAKSVWAVLDLYGPVRSVSIVSSTRLDEPEGTQPPSPSSDTGSEGEEDDEGEEHGLEGQNQVAIMPTALEFLENHGKNILLSNGNRTATRVASYNQGIVVVNQPLVPQLLVQVRIDFLNRQWTSSLVLGVITCPPERLNFPASACALKRAAWLLRGRGVFHNGLKICEKSGPNLDTCPEGTILGLRLDSSGGLHLHINGMDQGVAVPDVPQPCHALVDLYGQCEQVTIVSPEPGAASGKSAGTQGDMEKADMVDGIKESVCWGPPPTTSPLKSCEYHALCSRFQELLLLPEDYFMPPPKRSLCYCESCRKLRGDEAHRRRGEPPREYALPFGWCRFNLRVNPRLEAGTLTKKWHMAYHGSNVAAVRRVLDRGELGAGTASILSCRPLKGEPGTGFEEPGENCAPPREEQPPPVLLSPSLQYAGAETLASKVQFRDPKSQRTHQAQVAFQVCVRPGSYTPGPPSAALREPPDPHFSPAELEWVTKEKGATLLYALLVRVE; encoded by the exons ATGGCGGCGGGGTCGGGTGGGAATGGGGGCTCCGGGGGAGGCCCCGGGCCGGGGCCGGGTGGGGGTGGTGGCCCCGGCGGGAGCGGCCCAGGGCCGGGGTCCGGCGGGGGTCTGGGCAGCGGCGGGGAGCTGCACCCGCGCACCGGGCGCTTGGTGAGCTTGTCGGCCTGTGGGCGTACAGCGCGGCGGCAGCAGCCAGGCCAGGAGTTTAACCACGGGCTGGTGTTGAGTCGGGAACCCTTGCGCGATGGACGCGTCTTCACCGTCCGCATCGATCGCAAG GTCAACTCCTGGAGTGGCTCCATTGAGATTGGGGTGACGGCACTGGACCCCAGTGTGCTGGATTTCCCAAGCAGCGCCACAGGGCTGAAGGGGGGCTCGTGGGTAGTATCGGGCTGCTCGGTGCTGAGGGATGGACGGTCTGTGCTGGAGGAGTATGGGCAGGACCTCGACCAGCTTGGCGAAGGGGACCGTGTGGGCGTGGAGCGCACGGCTGCCGGGGAGCTGCGGCTCTGGGTGAACGGGCGGGATTGCGGTGTGGCTGCCACGGGTCTTCCAGCTCGTGTCTGGGCCGTCGTGGACCTTTACGGCAAGTGCACACAGATCACTGTGCTCCCCCCTGAGCCGAGCTTCAGCCCCCCTATTCCCAGCCCCACGCCTCCCCTTGAGCCCTCTGCCCCCCCTGAAGATTCTGCCTTGGCTGAACAGGGGACCTCTGGGGATGAAG ACTTTGCCAGCATGGAGCTCTCCGAGGTGGTGAGCAATGCCATCCTGTCTGCGTACAACGGGGGGCTCCTAAATGTGAACCTGAGCTCCCCTCCAGCAGGGGAAGCACTGGGGCCTAGCGGTGCTGCCACCTCACCCATTGTCACCTCCAACGATGCTCTCCTTTTCCATGAGAAGTGTGGAACCCTCATCAAGCTCAGCAACAATAATAAGACTGCTGAGCGCCGCCGGCCCCTGGATGAATTCAACAACGGGGTTGTCATGACCAACCGCCCGCTCCGGGACAATGAGATGTTTGAG ATCCGCATCGATAAGCTCGTAGATAAGTGGTCAGGCTCCATTGAGATTGGTGTCACCACCCACAACCCCAACAATCTGGAGTACCCAGCCACCATGACCAACCTGCAGTCAG GCACCATCATGATGAGCGGCTGTGGGATCCTGACCAATGGCAAGGGCACCCGCCGGGAGTACTGTGAATTCAGCCTGGATGAGCTGCAG GAGGGTGACCACATTGGTCTCACAAGGAAGTCCAACTCTGCTCTGCACTTCTTCATTAATGGCATTGATCAGG GTGTGGCGACCCCCTTGACGCCCCCAGTGGTGTATGGTGTGGTGGACTTGTATGGGATGGCCGTGAAGGTGACCATCGTCCACAATAACAACCACAGTGACCGCCTTCGCCGGAACAATGCCATCCTGCGGGCTCTGTCCCCTGAGGGTGCTCTCCGCCGGGCTGCTCCTACAACCCAGGCAGAACCCGAGCGCCTGCTCTTCCACCCCAACTGTGGGCAGAAGGCAGCCATCACCCACGAGGGACGCACTGCCCTGAGGCCCCA TGCCACCGACGACTTCAATCACGGCGTGGTGCTGAGCAGCAGAGCCCTGCGGGACGGAGAGGTGTTCCAGGTGCGCATCGACAAGATGGTGGACAAGTGGGCTGGCTCCATCGAGATTGGCGTCACCACCCACAACCCTGCCTACCTCCAGTTGCCCTCCACCATGACCAACTTGCGCTCTG GGACCTGGATGATGACAGGGAATGGGGTGATGCACAATGGGACGACCATCTTGGATGAATACGGGCACAACCTGGACCGACTCAAG CCCCCCttcttccaaggcaggggacacggtGGGCGTGGTGCGGCGGGAGGATGGGACTCTCCACTTCTTCGTCAATGGCATGACTCAGGGTCCCGCTGCCTGGAATGTGCCCCCAGGAGTCTATGCCGTCGTGGATCTCTATGGCCAGGCGGCCCAGGCCACCATTGTGGACGAC AGGTGCCCCCAGTCCCTGAACCACTCCCTGAGGGAAACAACCAGGTGTCCCCAAGTTCCCCATCGTCTGGGGCTGGGGGCTCGGACCTCCGATTCCACCAGCTGCACGGCAGCAATGCCGTCATCACCAACGGGGGCCGTACTGCGCTCCGCCACAATTGCCGCAGCGAGTTCAACGATGCCATTGTCATCTCCAACCG AGCCCTGAGAGATGGCGAGCTGTTTGAAATCGTCATTCAGAAGATGGTGGACCGCTGGTCAGGCTCCATTGAGGCTG GAGTGACCGCTATTCGGCCGGAGGACCTTGAATTCCCCAATACTATGACAGACATTGACTATGACACATGGATGCTGAG CGGCACGGCTATCATGCAAGATGGGAACACCATGCGCAACAACTACGGGTGTGATCTTGACGCGCTGGGCACTGGCGCCCGCATCGGTATGATGCGCACGGCCAAGGGCGACCTGCACTACTTCATCAACGGCCAGGACCAAGGCGCTGCGTGCTCAGGCTTGCCTCCCGGTAAAG AGGTGTATGCAGTAGTGGATCTGTACGGCCAGTGCGTCCAagtgtccatcaccaatgccaccggccccatggacaacagcctgGCGACCAGCAACACCGCCACTGAGAAGTCCTTCCCCCTGCACTCCCCAG TGGCTGGCGTGGCCCACAGATTCCACAGCACCTGCGGCAAGAACATCGCTCTGGAAGAAGACGGCACGAGGGCGGTGCGAGCAGCCGGCTACGCCCATGGCCTGGTCTTCAGCACCAAGGAGCTCAGGACTGAGGAGATCTTCGAG GTAAAGGTGGAGGAGCTGGATGAGAAGTGGGCCGGCTCCCTCCGCTTAGGGCTGACCACACTAGCGCCTGGGGACATGGGGCCCGGTGCGGGCGGGGGCCCGGgactgcctccctccctgccagAGCTCCGGACGAAGACCACCTGGATGGTGTCCAGCTGTGAAGTGAGGCGGGACGGGCAACTCCAGAGGATGAACTATGGCCGGAACCTGGAGAGGCTGGGG GTGGGAAGCCGTGTAGGCATTCGCCGAGGGGCAGACGACACAATGCACGTCCTGGTAGACGGAGAGGACATGGGTCCTGCAGCCACTGGCATCGCCAAG AGTGTGTGGGCTGTGTTGGATCTATATGGGCCAGTCCGGAGTGTCTCTATTGTCAGCTCCACCCGTCTGGATGAGCCAGAAGGCACTCAGCCTCCTTCCCCCAGCTCGGATACCGGCAGCGAGGGCGAGGAGGACGACGAAGGCGAGGAGCATGGCCTGGAA GGCCAGAACCAAGTGGCCATTATGCCCACAGCCCTCGAGTTCCTGGAGAACCATGGGAAGAATATTCTCTTGTCCAATGGGAACCGTACGGCTACGCGAGTGGCCAGCTACAACCAGGGCATCGTTGTCGTCAACCAGCCCCTGGTGCCCCAGCTGCTGGTCCAG GTGCGGATAGACTTCCTGAACCGGCAGTGGACATCTTCCCTTGTCCTGGGAGTCATCACCTGCCCACCAGAGAGGCTCAACTTCCCTGCTTCCGCCTGTGCCCTCAAACGGGCAGCCTGGCTGCTGCGGGGCCGAGGGGTCTTCCACAATGGCCTCAag ATCTGTGAGAAATCTGGGCCAAATCTGGACACATGTCCAGAAGGCACCATCCTGGGACTGCGGCTGGACAGCTCTGGGGGGCTGCACCTCCATATCAATGGAATGGACCAGGGGGTGGCTGTGCCAGAtgtcccccagccctgccacGCGCTTGTGGACCTCTATGGGCAGTGTGAGCAG GTGACAATCGTGAGCCCTGAACCAGGGGCTGCCAGTGGGAAAAGTGCTGGAACCCAAGGGGACATGGAGAAAGCTGACATGGTGGATG GTATCAAGGAGAGTGTGTGCTGGGGCCCACCGCCCACCACTAGCCCCCTCAAAAGCTGCGAGTACCACGCCCTTTGCTCCCGTTTCCAGGAACTGCTGCTGCTTCCTG AGGACTATTTCATGCCTCCGCCAAAGCGTAGCCTATGCTACTGTGAGTCTTGCCGAAAACTTCGAGGGGACGAGGCCCACAGGCGCCGTGGGGAGCCCCCCCGTGAATACGCTCTGCCCTTTGGCTGGTGCAGGTTCAACCTCAG GGTGAACCCCCGCCTGGAGGCTGGGACGCTAACCAAGAAGTGGCACATGGCCTACCATGGGAGCAATGTAGCGGCTGTCCGGAGGGTGCTGGACCGAGGGGAGCTAGGGGCAG GCACTGCTTCCATCCTGAGCTGCCGGCCCTTGAAGGGAGAGCCTGGGACAGGGTTTGAGGAGCCTGGAGAGAACTGTGCACCCCCCCGGGAGGAGCAGCCCCCTCCAGTGCtgctttccccctccctccaatATGCTGGGGCTGAGACCCTGGCATCCAAAGTGCA ATTCCGGGACCCCAAATCCCAGCGGACGCACCAGGCCCAGGTGGCGTTCCAAGTGTGTGTGCGCCCTGGCTCTTACACCCCGGGACCCCCTTCCGCGGCCCTCAGAGAGCCTCCCGACCCTCACTTCAGTCCAGCCGAACTTGAGTGGGTGAccaaggagaagggggccacgCTTCTCTATGCCCTGCTGGTACGGGTGGAGTGA